From a single Alkalihalophilus pseudofirmus genomic region:
- a CDS encoding aliphatic sulfonate ABC transporter substrate-binding protein has product MMKKWLKASGIALTIAALTACGAGSTTGDGPAENINVGYFPNLDHAAAIVGKEKGFFDEELGEVTADYQHYPNGNDFIEALETGNLDIGYVGPGPAINYFLTGGDIVVLGAAANGATLIVARDGSGIETLEDFGGKSFCTPGNGCTHNVQLEMMLKELGLESNRVGGTVEHQSRIAPANMVAMFEQGQIDAAAAPEPWGTYLVEELGANVITEWDQVFLGETLPSVVIVTSKQFLEQNPETVDAFLRGHKTAVEYTQENTEGTLETINDSLFNLTQQRLPETVLSEAWERMVVTTETHPEALQAWADASYELKFMDKEPDLDGFVDTSRLDAILAE; this is encoded by the coding sequence ATGATGAAGAAATGGTTAAAAGCAAGTGGAATTGCTTTAACGATTGCTGCACTGACTGCTTGTGGAGCGGGCTCTACAACTGGAGATGGCCCTGCAGAAAATATCAACGTAGGATACTTTCCAAACTTGGATCACGCAGCTGCAATTGTAGGTAAGGAAAAAGGCTTTTTTGACGAAGAGCTAGGAGAGGTAACTGCAGATTATCAGCATTATCCTAATGGAAATGACTTTATTGAGGCACTAGAAACGGGAAATCTTGATATCGGGTATGTCGGACCCGGCCCTGCGATTAACTACTTCCTGACTGGCGGAGATATTGTAGTGTTAGGTGCTGCAGCAAATGGCGCAACCCTGATTGTTGCACGTGACGGCTCAGGTATCGAAACACTTGAAGATTTCGGCGGCAAGTCTTTCTGTACACCAGGTAATGGCTGCACACACAATGTTCAACTTGAAATGATGCTTAAAGAACTCGGTTTAGAATCGAACCGCGTAGGCGGAACAGTTGAGCATCAATCTCGTATTGCTCCTGCAAATATGGTTGCTATGTTTGAACAAGGTCAAATTGATGCAGCAGCAGCTCCAGAGCCATGGGGTACGTATTTAGTGGAAGAGCTAGGAGCTAACGTTATTACTGAATGGGATCAAGTTTTCTTAGGCGAAACGCTTCCTAGTGTTGTCATCGTTACATCTAAACAATTTTTAGAGCAGAACCCTGAAACTGTGGATGCATTCTTACGCGGTCATAAAACAGCTGTTGAATATACACAAGAAAATACAGAAGGTACATTAGAAACAATTAACGATTCACTCTTTAATTTAACCCAGCAGCGTCTTCCTGAAACGGTATTATCTGAAGCTTGGGAGCGCATGGTAGTTACAACTGAAACACATCCAGAAGCACTACAAGCTTGGGCAGATGCTTCATATGAATTAAAATTCATGGATAAAGAACCAGATCTTGATGGTTTTGTAGACACCTCCCGCCTTGATGCAATTTTAGCAGAATAA
- a CDS encoding YrzI family small protein gives MTFSILFLTVTIQNKKLDGKQLEKVVRQQQHEEKHEQLINKLYM, from the coding sequence ATGACATTTTCCATATTATTTTTAACAGTCACCATTCAAAACAAGAAACTAGACGGGAAGCAATTAGAAAAAGTAGTACGGCAGCAGCAGCATGAAGAAAAGCATGAACAGCTCATTAACAAACTTTATATGTAA
- a CDS encoding ABC transporter permease: protein MTTIVRRLLFFIALIAIWEIIYRIDLFQTRMFPSPLLSFVELYRGFFETGILTAALTTSLGRISLGFALAVIIGSILGIILATSKLADETLGSLVVALQSVPSIVWLPLALVMFQGGSLAILFVIILGGTWPMTMNMRMGIKNVQPLLIRAARTMGYKGLELVWKVLIPASIPSALTGVRLAWAFGWRALMAAELLGRGGLGRTLLDARDFFNMELVIAIMIIIAVIGLIVEYLIFNPIERKVLQRWGYSK from the coding sequence ATGACTACAATAGTCAGAAGGCTACTCTTCTTTATCGCTCTCATCGCGATATGGGAGATCATATATAGAATTGACCTTTTTCAAACACGAATGTTCCCTTCTCCCCTCCTCTCATTCGTTGAGTTGTACAGAGGATTTTTTGAGACTGGGATTTTAACAGCAGCACTTACTACAAGTTTGGGACGGATTAGTTTGGGCTTCGCACTAGCCGTCATTATCGGATCTATACTCGGTATCATTCTTGCTACTTCAAAACTAGCAGACGAAACCCTCGGATCTCTCGTTGTAGCTTTGCAATCCGTTCCGAGTATCGTCTGGCTTCCATTAGCTCTTGTCATGTTTCAAGGCGGCTCCTTAGCAATTTTGTTTGTTATCATTTTAGGCGGCACATGGCCGATGACAATGAACATGCGGATGGGTATAAAAAATGTTCAACCACTACTCATTCGAGCTGCACGAACAATGGGATATAAGGGTCTTGAACTTGTTTGGAAAGTTCTTATCCCTGCTTCAATCCCTTCTGCTCTAACTGGTGTCAGACTTGCTTGGGCATTTGGCTGGCGGGCATTAATGGCAGCTGAACTACTTGGCAGAGGCGGTCTTGGACGTACACTTCTAGATGCACGTGACTTTTTCAATATGGAATTAGTTATAGCTATTATGATTATTATCGCTGTTATAGGCTTAATTGTAGAATATCTAATTTTCAATCCGATCGAGCGTAAAGTATTGCAAAGATGGGGTTACTCAAAATAA
- a CDS encoding YrzI family small protein, translated as MTLSFIFFTITIKKRNYSGKELERLVEQQKYEDQIQQRLARFQHWM; from the coding sequence ATGACACTATCATTTATCTTTTTTACAATCACTATAAAAAAACGCAATTATTCTGGTAAAGAGCTTGAGCGTTTAGTGGAACAGCAAAAATATGAAGATCAGATCCAACAACGTCTAGCACGTTTTCAACATTGGATGTAA
- a CDS encoding ABC transporter ATP-binding protein — protein MAGVSIKSVGKTFDNKQDNTAYTVFEEIDLEVKSGEFVSLLGPSGCGKSTLLNIVAGLDQASKGTVSVGNKPVAGPGADRGVVFQEAALMPWLSVIENVTFALKKQYSKQEARERAIQYLKLVHLSKFIDSYPHELSGGMKQRVAIARALAMDPDVLLMDEPFGALDEQTRSMLHKEVQYIWEQTRKTILFVTHNIRESILLSDRIVLMGTRPGGIINVFDVNLPRPRKPSSKEFAELEEKINDQLAGEIEKVMKEEMGDDYNSQKATLLYRSHRDMGDHI, from the coding sequence ATGGCTGGTGTATCAATTAAGAGTGTCGGTAAAACATTCGATAACAAACAAGACAATACCGCTTACACGGTATTTGAAGAGATAGATTTAGAAGTAAAATCAGGTGAGTTTGTTTCATTGCTCGGGCCATCAGGCTGCGGAAAATCAACCTTATTAAATATTGTTGCTGGTCTTGATCAAGCATCAAAAGGAACTGTTTCAGTCGGAAATAAGCCTGTAGCAGGACCAGGAGCAGACCGCGGGGTCGTCTTCCAAGAAGCTGCATTAATGCCTTGGCTAAGCGTGATTGAGAATGTCACATTTGCCCTTAAAAAACAATACAGCAAACAAGAAGCTAGAGAGCGCGCTATTCAATATTTAAAGCTGGTTCATTTAAGTAAATTTATCGACTCCTACCCACATGAACTATCAGGAGGAATGAAGCAGCGTGTAGCCATAGCCAGAGCTCTTGCTATGGACCCAGATGTTCTTTTAATGGATGAACCATTCGGCGCATTAGATGAACAAACACGATCAATGCTTCATAAAGAAGTTCAATATATATGGGAACAAACAAGAAAAACCATTCTTTTTGTCACTCATAATATCCGTGAATCAATCTTATTATCTGACCGTATCGTATTGATGGGCACTCGCCCTGGTGGTATTATTAATGTTTTTGATGTGAATCTCCCACGTCCAAGAAAGCCGTCTTCAAAAGAGTTTGCAGAACTTGAAGAGAAAATCAACGATCAATTAGCTGGAGAAATCGAAAAAGTTATGAAGGAGGAAATGGGAGATGACTACAATAGTCAGAAGGCTACTCTTCTTTATCGCTCTCATCGCGATATGGGAGATCATATATAG